One window of the Klebsiella oxytoca genome contains the following:
- a CDS encoding glycoside hydrolase: MKLTVLGGGGVRSAFLAKSLAYNAHRIGLTEVVFLDSSAENLAIFGEIARYVFNAIRPDIHFSVTSDPVPALKNSHYVITTLRVGGDESRIRDERIALEHNTLGQETTGAGGFAMAMRSIPAILNYCRLIEEHAAEDAILFNFTNPSGLVTEAIIKSGFKRRVYGICDAPSELIRELPEILGCDERDLGVECYGLNHFSWFTHFTVRGEDVTERLIASPDLYRKTAMQYFSPELVQLCDKQLLNEYLYYYYYREVALKAIQNATETRGEQIARINHDMREELKTVDVKASPEAAFTIWMKHYLRRENSYMQNESQQEKFHTREPLTLKQFIEEPDTGGYAGVALDILEAVNSTTTKRIVVSMPNNGTLDFLRPDDVIEISCDLSKDGLKPVTPKHVPTAQKNMIASVKEYERLAVAAILQRDKSLAVRALMAHPLVGSYSLAKTLVEAYLDDKQFADWQ, encoded by the coding sequence ATGAAATTAACCGTATTAGGCGGGGGCGGCGTTCGCTCTGCATTCCTGGCGAAATCTCTGGCATATAACGCACACCGCATTGGTTTAACGGAAGTGGTATTTCTCGACAGCTCCGCTGAGAACCTGGCGATATTCGGCGAGATTGCCCGCTATGTGTTTAATGCTATTCGCCCGGATATTCACTTCAGCGTAACCAGCGACCCGGTGCCAGCGCTGAAAAATAGCCACTATGTGATAACCACCCTACGGGTGGGCGGCGATGAGAGCCGGATCCGCGATGAGCGTATCGCCCTCGAGCACAACACCCTGGGCCAGGAGACCACCGGCGCAGGCGGTTTCGCCATGGCGATGCGTTCTATTCCGGCGATTCTCAACTACTGCCGCCTGATTGAAGAGCACGCCGCCGAAGACGCCATTCTGTTTAACTTCACCAACCCGTCAGGGCTGGTCACCGAAGCGATTATTAAATCTGGCTTTAAGCGCCGGGTGTACGGTATCTGCGACGCGCCGTCGGAGCTTATTCGCGAGCTACCAGAGATCCTCGGCTGCGACGAACGCGACCTCGGCGTCGAATGCTACGGGCTGAACCACTTCTCCTGGTTTACCCACTTCACCGTGCGCGGCGAGGATGTTACCGAGCGCCTGATCGCCAGCCCTGATTTATACCGCAAGACGGCAATGCAGTATTTCTCGCCGGAGCTGGTTCAGCTGTGCGATAAGCAGCTGCTGAATGAATATCTTTACTACTACTACTATCGTGAAGTGGCCTTAAAAGCGATTCAGAACGCGACAGAAACCCGCGGCGAGCAGATTGCCCGCATCAATCACGATATGCGTGAAGAGCTGAAGACCGTTGACGTCAAAGCCAGCCCGGAAGCGGCGTTTACTATCTGGATGAAGCACTATCTGCGCCGGGAAAACAGCTATATGCAGAATGAGTCGCAGCAGGAAAAATTCCATACCCGCGAGCCGTTAACCTTAAAACAGTTTATCGAGGAGCCAGATACTGGCGGCTACGCGGGCGTGGCGCTGGATATTCTGGAAGCGGTCAACAGCACCACTACCAAGCGCATCGTGGTGTCGATGCCCAATAACGGCACGCTGGACTTCCTGCGCCCGGACGATGTGATTGAGATCAGCTGCGACCTGAGTAAAGACGGCCTGAAGCCGGTAACGCCAAAGCATGTACCAACGGCGCAGAAAAACATGATCGCCAGCGTGAAAGAGTATGAACGGCTGGCGGTGGCGGCCATTCTGCAGCGGGATAAATCACTGGCGGTACGGGCGCTGATGGCGCATCCGCTGGTCGGGTCTTATTCGCTGGCAAAAACGCTGGTGGAAGCCTATCTCGACGATAAGCAGTTCGCCGACTGGCAATAA
- a CDS encoding PTS transporter subunit EIIC yields the protein MSVIRQRILENMQKFSRAMIGAVLFLPVIGLILALSSVLTNPTLISETSFLHQLGQLLGDTFWPLFGNLGLLFCVGISYGLAKDKKTEVALVSVMCFIMFLGANHSWLEHTNGLAEKINDEYYGTGQTQLLGFVVVDMGVFLGIILGCTIAWVHNKVSTIELPGALSMYGGAKLTLVAMTPVVIFYAIAFTWIWPFMTHGITALTGFMKNAGVAGVFVYGFFEKFLIPTGLHHFVWSPFQLTQIGGTLNVDGQVVSGTQAIFLAYMRHPDLTPVMNDALRFSQQGMTTIFGLAGASLAFYHTAKPEKKMMAKAILLPAIITSMLTGITEPIEFTFLFVSPLLWVIHATLTAASQAICDIFTVRPWGASGLIEFLIYNLPLPVSLTRWPGYVLIGIGQFAVYYVIFRTLVVKLNLKTPGREDDENVKLYSKADYRKKMGEPQSVTNEIINGLGGKDNIISVDNCFTRLRVAIHNMDLVDDAILKSTGANGVVRNRNEVQVIYGVKVGQIRSRVDSWLAEN from the coding sequence ATGTCTGTAATACGTCAACGTATTCTGGAGAATATGCAAAAATTCTCCAGAGCAATGATCGGTGCAGTATTGTTCTTGCCGGTCATCGGCTTAATTTTGGCACTCAGCTCTGTCTTAACTAATCCAACATTAATTTCGGAGACCAGTTTTTTACACCAGCTCGGACAGCTCCTCGGCGATACCTTCTGGCCTTTATTCGGTAACCTGGGATTACTATTTTGCGTCGGCATAAGCTATGGCCTGGCGAAAGATAAAAAAACCGAAGTCGCGCTGGTTTCGGTAATGTGTTTTATCATGTTTCTTGGCGCCAACCACTCCTGGCTGGAGCATACCAACGGCCTCGCGGAAAAAATTAACGACGAATATTATGGCACCGGGCAAACTCAGCTGCTGGGCTTTGTCGTGGTTGATATGGGAGTCTTCCTCGGGATTATTCTCGGCTGCACTATCGCCTGGGTACATAACAAAGTGTCGACCATTGAGCTGCCAGGCGCGCTCTCCATGTACGGCGGGGCCAAGCTGACGCTGGTGGCGATGACGCCGGTTGTCATTTTCTACGCCATCGCCTTTACCTGGATCTGGCCGTTTATGACTCACGGCATCACGGCGCTGACCGGCTTTATGAAAAACGCAGGCGTAGCGGGAGTTTTCGTCTACGGTTTCTTTGAAAAATTCCTCATCCCCACCGGTCTGCACCATTTTGTGTGGTCGCCGTTCCAGCTCACGCAAATCGGCGGCACGCTGAACGTCGACGGCCAGGTCGTTTCCGGCACCCAGGCGATTTTCCTCGCCTATATGCGCCACCCGGATCTTACCCCGGTGATGAACGATGCGCTGCGCTTCTCACAGCAGGGAATGACCACTATCTTCGGCCTTGCCGGTGCCTCGCTGGCGTTCTACCACACGGCGAAACCGGAGAAAAAAATGATGGCCAAAGCGATTCTGCTGCCGGCCATTATCACCTCCATGCTCACCGGTATCACCGAGCCAATTGAGTTTACTTTCCTGTTCGTTTCGCCGCTGCTGTGGGTTATCCATGCCACCCTGACCGCGGCCTCGCAGGCGATTTGCGATATCTTTACCGTTCGCCCCTGGGGCGCCTCCGGACTGATTGAGTTCCTGATTTACAACCTGCCGCTGCCGGTTTCCCTGACGCGCTGGCCGGGCTATGTGCTCATCGGAATCGGCCAGTTCGCGGTCTACTACGTTATCTTCCGCACCCTGGTGGTTAAGCTGAATCTCAAAACACCGGGTCGTGAAGATGATGAAAACGTGAAGTTATATAGCAAGGCAGATTACCGTAAAAAAATGGGCGAACCGCAGTCGGTGACCAATGAAATTATCAACGGCTTAGGCGGTAAAGATAACATTATTTCCGTCGACAACTGTTTCACCCGCCTGCGCGTCGCTATCCATAATATGGATTTAGTTGACGATGCAATATTAAAAAGCACCGGCGCAAATGGCGTAGTACGCAATCGAAATGAAGTTCAGGTTATTTATGGCGTCAAAGTGGGACAGATTCGTTCCCGGGTTGATAGCTGGCTAGCAGAAAATTAA
- a CDS encoding glycoside-pentoside-hexuronide family transporter, whose translation MQDHILSVKEKIGYGMGDAASHIIFDNVMLYMMFFYTDIFGIPAGYVGTMFLLARALDAISDPCMGLLADRTRSRWGKFRPWILFGAIPFGLVCVLAYSSPDLSHNGKLIYAAVTYTLLTLLYTVVNIPYCALGGVITDNPTQRISLQSWRFVLATAGGMLSTVLMMPLVNFIGGEDKAFGFQGGIAVLSVVAFLMLAFCFFTTKERVEAPPGTTSMREDLRDIWRNDQWRVVGLLTILNILAVCVRGGAMMYYTTWIMGSAGLFTAFLTTYCVGNLIGSALAKPLTDWKCKVSVFWWTNAILAALSVAMFFVPMDAEITMFAFIFVIGVLHQLVTPIQWVMMSDTVDYGEWCNGKRLTGISFAGTLFVLKLGLALGGALIGWMLAGGGYDAAAKAQNSVTITIIISLFTLAPAVCYLLSAVIAKRYYTLKTPFLKKMMAELAQGARRNEHDFTSAPTGKELQN comes from the coding sequence ATGCAAGATCATATTTTGTCCGTCAAAGAGAAGATTGGTTACGGCATGGGCGATGCCGCAAGCCACATCATTTTCGATAACGTAATGTTGTATATGATGTTTTTCTATACCGACATTTTTGGTATCCCTGCCGGCTATGTCGGCACCATGTTCCTGCTGGCCCGCGCGCTGGATGCGATATCCGATCCATGCATGGGGCTACTGGCCGACCGTACCCGCAGCCGCTGGGGAAAATTCCGTCCGTGGATCCTGTTTGGTGCAATTCCTTTCGGGCTCGTCTGCGTGCTGGCCTACAGCTCGCCGGACCTGAGCCATAACGGCAAGCTGATTTACGCCGCGGTCACCTACACCCTGCTGACCCTGCTCTATACCGTGGTCAATATCCCGTACTGCGCGCTGGGCGGGGTCATCACCGACAACCCAACGCAGCGCATTTCCCTGCAGTCCTGGCGCTTTGTGCTGGCGACGGCGGGCGGCATGCTCTCTACCGTTCTGATGATGCCGTTGGTGAATTTTATCGGCGGCGAAGACAAAGCCTTTGGCTTCCAGGGCGGCATCGCGGTGCTCTCGGTGGTTGCGTTCCTGATGCTGGCGTTTTGCTTCTTCACCACTAAAGAGCGCGTCGAAGCCCCGCCGGGCACCACCTCGATGCGGGAAGACCTGCGTGATATCTGGCGTAACGATCAGTGGCGTGTGGTTGGTCTGCTGACCATACTCAACATTCTCGCGGTCTGCGTTCGCGGCGGCGCGATGATGTACTACACCACCTGGATCATGGGATCCGCTGGTCTGTTCACCGCCTTCCTCACCACCTACTGCGTCGGCAACCTGATTGGCTCGGCGCTGGCGAAGCCGCTTACCGACTGGAAATGCAAAGTCAGCGTTTTCTGGTGGACCAACGCTATCCTGGCGGCGCTGAGCGTGGCGATGTTCTTCGTGCCGATGGACGCCGAAATCACCATGTTCGCCTTTATCTTCGTAATTGGCGTGCTGCATCAGCTGGTGACGCCGATTCAGTGGGTGATGATGTCCGACACCGTCGACTATGGCGAATGGTGCAACGGCAAGCGCCTGACCGGTATTAGCTTTGCGGGCACCCTGTTCGTGCTCAAGCTGGGGCTGGCGCTGGGCGGCGCGCTGATTGGCTGGATGCTGGCGGGTGGCGGTTACGATGCCGCGGCCAAAGCCCAGAACAGCGTCACCATCACCATCATTATTTCACTATTCACCCTCGCTCCGGCGGTTTGTTACCTGCTGAGCGCAGTTATTGCGAAACGCTACTACACCCTGAAAACGCCGTTCCTGAAAAAGATGATGGCGGAACTGGCTCAGGGCGCGCGTCGCAACGAACACGACTTCACTTCAGCGCCGACAGGCAAAGAATTGCAAAACTAA
- a CDS encoding zinc-binding alcohol dehydrogenase family protein — protein MKAIAITRAAAEGSNIPFLTDIELPQPVAEGHDLLVEVKAISVNPVDTKVRAGFNADTPRVLGWDAVGVVKAVGSAVTLFAPGDEVWYAGALGRPGSNSEFQLVDERIVALKPRSLDNASAAALPLTAITAWELLFHRLGVQEGGNAGDTLLIVGAAGGVGSILTQLASRLTGLTVIGTASRPESQQWVQEAGAHHVIDHSKPLADELARIGVKAVTHVASLTNTSQHYPQLIAALAPQGRLALIDDPESLDVVPLKAKSISLHWEFMFTRSMFETPDMIAQHQLLARVAALIDDKTIKTTLGEHYGAITAANLQKAHAQLETGRSVGKIVLEGF, from the coding sequence ATGAAAGCGATCGCCATTACCCGCGCGGCGGCAGAAGGCAGCAATATTCCTTTTTTAACCGACATCGAGCTGCCACAGCCGGTTGCCGAGGGACACGATCTGTTGGTTGAAGTGAAGGCCATTTCCGTCAACCCGGTAGATACTAAAGTTCGAGCCGGGTTTAACGCCGATACCCCGCGCGTGCTGGGCTGGGACGCGGTGGGCGTGGTCAAAGCCGTCGGCAGCGCAGTGACCCTGTTCGCTCCGGGAGATGAAGTGTGGTACGCCGGAGCGCTGGGCCGTCCCGGTAGCAACAGCGAATTCCAGCTGGTGGATGAGCGTATCGTGGCCCTTAAGCCGCGTTCGCTGGATAATGCTTCCGCCGCCGCGCTGCCGCTCACCGCCATTACCGCCTGGGAGCTGCTGTTCCACCGTCTTGGCGTACAGGAAGGCGGTAACGCGGGCGACACGCTGCTGATCGTCGGCGCGGCGGGCGGCGTCGGTTCGATTCTGACCCAGCTCGCCAGCAGGCTGACCGGTCTGACGGTCATTGGTACCGCCTCGCGTCCGGAAAGCCAGCAATGGGTGCAGGAAGCGGGCGCGCACCATGTTATCGATCACAGTAAACCGCTCGCCGACGAGCTGGCGCGGATTGGCGTCAAAGCCGTGACCCACGTCGCTAGCCTGACCAATACCAGCCAGCACTATCCGCAGCTGATCGCCGCGCTCGCACCGCAGGGCAGGCTGGCGCTGATCGACGATCCCGAATCCCTCGACGTAGTACCGCTGAAGGCGAAAAGCATTTCTCTGCACTGGGAGTTTATGTTTACCCGCTCGATGTTCGAAACACCGGATATGATTGCCCAGCATCAGCTGCTGGCCCGCGTGGCGGCGCTGATTGACGATAAAACCATTAAGACCACCCTCGGCGAGCACTACGGCGCCATCACTGCCGCCAACCTACAAAAAGCGCACGCGCAGCTGGAAACCGGGCGTTCGGTGGGCAAAATCGTGCTGGAGGGCTTTTAA
- a CDS encoding AsmA family protein, whose protein sequence is MKFLRKLILWLLIALLVVIIAAYFLLQTQWGGRQASAWLSEDTGWKVSFNKMEHNFSSPMHLQLQNVTLGRDGKPATLVAKTVDIGFSSRQFSDPLHADEIVLSDGTLNFSPSSAALPFAADRLRLRNMAFNSPESDWDLSAQRVTGGVNPWAPEAGNVLGKKTQIQMSAGSMTLNGIEASNVLIQGNIDNGEVSLSTVGADVARGTLTGTAKRSADGGWQVDNLRLNEIRMQSDKSLADFFAPLLTLPSLQIGRLDVTDASLQGPDWAIVSLDLNLRNLTLSHGDWQSQEGTLSMNANEFIYGSLHFLDPILNAGFSPQGIALRQFTSRWEGGMVRTSGNWLRAGHALVLDDTAFAGLEYTLPANWKQLWMEQLPEWLQSLTLKKFSASRNLVIDVEPEFPWQITALDGYGGELQLVKDRSWGIWNGSATLNAAAATFNRIDVRRPSLKLSANASTVNVNELSAFTERGILEATAAVSQLPQRLVNLSLNGRGVPLNILQAWGWPALPVSGDGNFQLTATGSVLADAPLKPTVNGQLSAINMEKQQVAQVMRNGEVISAQTPSAPETTTP, encoded by the coding sequence GATTATTGCCGCTTATTTCCTGCTGCAAACCCAGTGGGGTGGACGCCAGGCCAGCGCCTGGCTTAGCGAGGATACCGGCTGGAAGGTCTCTTTTAACAAGATGGAGCATAATTTCTCCTCGCCAATGCACCTGCAGCTGCAAAACGTCACCCTCGGCCGCGACGGCAAACCCGCCACGCTGGTCGCAAAAACGGTGGATATCGGTTTTAGCAGCCGCCAGTTCAGCGATCCGCTGCATGCTGATGAAATCGTCCTCAGCGACGGCACGCTGAACTTCTCTCCTTCCTCTGCTGCGCTACCGTTTGCCGCTGACCGTCTCCGCTTACGCAATATGGCGTTCAATAGCCCGGAGAGCGACTGGGATCTCAGCGCTCAGCGCGTCACCGGCGGCGTCAACCCGTGGGCGCCGGAAGCGGGCAACGTTCTCGGTAAGAAAACGCAGATTCAGATGAGCGCCGGGTCGATGACTCTCAACGGTATTGAAGCCAGCAACGTGCTGATTCAGGGGAATATTGATAACGGAGAGGTCTCGCTTTCCACTGTTGGAGCGGATGTTGCGCGCGGCACGCTCACCGGCACGGCGAAACGCAGCGCCGACGGCGGCTGGCAGGTCGATAATTTACGCCTCAACGAGATTCGCATGCAAAGCGATAAATCACTCGCCGACTTTTTCGCCCCGCTGCTTACCCTGCCTTCACTGCAGATTGGCCGCCTTGATGTCACCGACGCCAGCCTGCAGGGGCCAGACTGGGCGATTGTCAGCCTCGACCTGAATCTACGCAATCTCACCCTCAGCCACGGCGACTGGCAAAGCCAGGAGGGTACGCTGTCGATGAATGCCAACGAGTTTATCTACGGCTCGCTGCATTTCCTCGATCCGATTCTCAACGCCGGGTTTTCACCACAGGGGATCGCGCTGCGCCAGTTTACCTCACGCTGGGAGGGCGGCATGGTACGCACTTCCGGCAACTGGCTGCGCGCCGGCCACGCCCTGGTACTGGACGACACCGCGTTCGCCGGTCTGGAATACACGTTGCCGGCCAACTGGAAGCAACTATGGATGGAACAACTGCCAGAATGGTTACAGAGCCTGACCCTGAAGAAATTTAGCGCCAGCCGCAACCTGGTGATTGATGTTGAACCGGAGTTCCCGTGGCAGATCACCGCTCTCGACGGCTACGGCGGCGAGCTGCAGCTGGTGAAGGATCGCAGTTGGGGTATATGGAACGGCAGCGCGACGCTGAACGCCGCCGCCGCGACCTTTAATCGTATTGACGTCCGTCGGCCGTCGCTCAAGCTGAGCGCCAATGCCTCTACGGTGAACGTTAACGAACTCAGCGCCTTTACCGAACGCGGGATCCTGGAAGCCACCGCAGCGGTATCGCAGCTCCCGCAGCGTCTGGTCAACCTGAGCCTGAACGGTCGCGGCGTACCGTTAAATATTTTGCAGGCGTGGGGCTGGCCCGCTCTACCGGTTTCCGGCGACGGAAATTTCCAGCTAACGGCGACCGGCAGCGTGCTGGCGGATGCGCCGCTGAAGCCGACCGTCAACGGGCAGCTTAGCGCCATCAATATGGAAAAACAGCAGGTTGCGCAGGTGATGCGTAACGGGGAAGTCATCAGCGCTCAGACTCCTTCTGCTCCAGAGACGACGACCCCCTGA
- the yicI gene encoding alpha-xylosidase — protein MKISDGNWLIQPGLNLIQPVQVYEVEQQGNEMVVYVASREVRERAAQLDVPLFTVRFFSPQEGVIGVRMEHFQGALNNGPHYPLNVLKDVNVEINNGAEFAELKSGNLTARVTKGDFWSLDFLRDGVRITGSQLKNDGYVQDTKTHRNYMFERLDLGVGDTVYGLGERFTALVRNGQTVETWNEDGGTSTEQSYKNIPFYLTNRGYGVLVNHPERVSFEIGSEKVSKVQFSVEGEHLEYFVIDGPTPKEVLNRYTRFTGRPALPPAWSFGLWLTTSFTTNYDEATVNSFIDGMAERNLPLHVFHFDCFWMKAFQWCDFEWDPVTFPDPEGMIKRLKDKGLKVCVWINPYIGQRSPVFKELQEKGYLLKRPDGSLWQWDKWQPGLAIYDFTNPQACQWYADKLKGLVAMGVDCFKTDFGERIPTDVRWFDGSDPQKMHNHYAFIYNELVWNVLKETVGEKEAVLFARSASVGAQQFPVHWGGDCYANYESMAESLRGGLSIGMSGFGFWSHDIGGFENTAPAHVYKRWCAFGLLSSHSRLHGSKSYRVPWAYDDESCDVVRHFTQLKCRMMPYLYRQAALASEFGTPMLRSMILEFPHDPACDYLDRQYMLGDSVLVAPVFSEAGDVQFWLPEGRWTHLWRNDEAQGSRWHKQNHDVMSLPVYVRDNTLLALGNNDQKPDYAWNEGTAFQLFNLEDGREAVSQVPAADGSVVFTLKAKRQGSVITVSGDGEASGWTLCLRNIPQIAGVQGGAQAGSELGVVISAQGNALTITL, from the coding sequence ATGAAAATCAGTGATGGAAACTGGCTTATTCAACCAGGGCTCAATCTGATCCAACCCGTGCAGGTCTATGAGGTTGAGCAGCAGGGTAACGAAATGGTGGTCTATGTGGCGTCTCGCGAAGTTCGTGAACGCGCCGCCCAGCTGGACGTTCCGCTATTTACCGTGCGCTTTTTCTCCCCGCAGGAAGGGGTGATCGGCGTACGCATGGAGCACTTCCAGGGCGCGTTGAACAACGGCCCGCATTACCCGCTGAACGTGCTGAAAGATGTGAACGTTGAAATTAACAACGGCGCTGAGTTTGCCGAACTGAAGAGCGGTAATCTGACCGCGCGCGTGACTAAAGGCGATTTCTGGTCGCTGGATTTCCTGCGCGACGGCGTGCGTATTACCGGCAGCCAGCTGAAAAACGACGGCTACGTTCAGGATACGAAAACGCATCGCAACTATATGTTCGAGCGTCTGGATCTCGGCGTCGGCGACACCGTTTACGGCCTTGGTGAGCGCTTTACCGCGCTGGTGCGTAACGGTCAGACGGTGGAAACCTGGAACGAAGACGGCGGTACCAGTACCGAGCAGTCGTATAAAAATATCCCGTTCTACCTGACCAACCGCGGCTACGGCGTGCTGGTGAATCATCCTGAGCGCGTCTCTTTCGAAATCGGCTCCGAGAAAGTCTCGAAGGTACAGTTCAGCGTCGAAGGTGAACACCTCGAGTACTTCGTCATTGACGGTCCGACCCCGAAAGAGGTGCTGAACCGTTATACCCGGTTTACCGGGCGCCCGGCGCTGCCGCCAGCCTGGTCTTTCGGCCTGTGGCTGACCACCTCGTTCACCACCAACTACGATGAAGCGACGGTTAACAGCTTTATTGACGGTATGGCAGAGCGCAACCTGCCGTTGCACGTGTTCCACTTCGACTGCTTCTGGATGAAGGCCTTCCAGTGGTGCGATTTTGAGTGGGATCCGGTCACGTTCCCTGACCCGGAAGGCATGATTAAGCGCCTGAAAGACAAAGGTCTGAAGGTCTGTGTGTGGATCAACCCGTATATCGGCCAGCGTTCGCCGGTATTTAAAGAACTGCAGGAGAAAGGCTATCTGCTGAAACGTCCTGACGGTTCGCTGTGGCAGTGGGATAAATGGCAGCCGGGACTGGCGATTTATGACTTCACTAATCCGCAAGCCTGCCAGTGGTACGCCGACAAGCTGAAAGGCCTGGTGGCAATGGGCGTTGACTGTTTCAAGACCGACTTCGGCGAGCGTATTCCGACCGACGTGCGGTGGTTTGATGGCTCCGACCCGCAGAAAATGCACAACCACTACGCCTTCATCTATAACGAGCTGGTGTGGAATGTGCTGAAAGAGACCGTCGGCGAGAAAGAGGCGGTGCTGTTCGCCCGTTCCGCCTCGGTGGGTGCGCAGCAGTTCCCGGTTCACTGGGGCGGCGACTGCTACGCCAACTACGAATCGATGGCGGAAAGTCTGCGCGGCGGTCTGTCGATCGGCATGTCCGGCTTTGGGTTCTGGAGCCACGATATCGGCGGCTTCGAAAATACCGCGCCCGCTCATGTCTACAAGCGCTGGTGTGCCTTCGGCCTGCTGTCGAGCCATAGTCGTCTGCACGGCAGCAAATCCTATCGCGTGCCGTGGGCCTACGATGACGAGTCCTGCGACGTGGTGCGCCACTTCACGCAGCTGAAATGCCGCATGATGCCGTATCTGTACCGTCAGGCGGCGCTGGCCAGTGAGTTCGGTACGCCGATGCTGCGTTCGATGATTCTGGAGTTCCCGCACGACCCGGCCTGCGACTATCTGGATCGGCAGTACATGCTGGGGGATTCTGTTCTGGTGGCGCCGGTGTTTAGCGAAGCGGGCGATGTGCAGTTCTGGCTGCCGGAAGGGCGCTGGACCCATCTGTGGCGCAATGACGAAGCGCAGGGCAGCCGCTGGCATAAGCAGAATCACGATGTGATGAGCCTGCCGGTGTACGTGCGTGATAACACCCTGCTGGCGCTGGGCAACAACGATCAGAAACCGGACTACGCGTGGAATGAAGGTACCGCCTTCCAGCTGTTTAATCTCGAAGATGGGCGCGAAGCGGTCAGCCAGGTGCCGGCAGCGGACGGGTCGGTGGTCTTTACCCTGAAGGCGAAACGCCAGGGCAGCGTCATCACCGTCAGCGGCGATGGCGAGGCCAGCGGCTGGACGCTATGCCTGCGCAATATTCCGCAGATTGCGGGCGTGCAGGGCGGCGCTCAGGCGGGCAGCGAGCTCGGTGTAGTGATCAGCGCGCAGGGCAATGCGCTGACGATTACGCTGTAA
- a CDS encoding MurR/RpiR family transcriptional regulator, which yields MDLENIFRDVKLSKTEMTVLRFIQNDPEQCVREGIRAVAEHCYSNPSSLVRLAKKLKFSGWLELVYFIKFNITMPKLDVTNDIDYMSIQPVERITPLLESLQHHRILIHGSGFSQLIAQYIYNKFLVTGVNASLALWPDYEILEQKNAAKFDSIWIISKSGRSSSALNWVKALEGKEINLVCFTGDYQSPLAQAADTAFIIHDPQKFDDDIYWSNPFFGYCILGFERLLKMWFTHTGIPGGGA from the coding sequence ATGGATTTAGAAAACATCTTTCGTGACGTTAAGCTAAGCAAAACTGAAATGACCGTGCTGCGCTTTATTCAGAACGATCCTGAACAGTGCGTGCGCGAGGGGATCCGCGCGGTCGCGGAACACTGTTACAGCAACCCTTCCTCGCTGGTGCGGCTGGCGAAGAAACTGAAATTCAGCGGCTGGCTGGAGCTGGTCTATTTTATTAAATTCAATATCACCATGCCGAAACTCGATGTCACTAACGACATCGATTACATGAGCATTCAGCCGGTGGAGCGGATAACACCGCTGCTGGAAAGCCTGCAACATCACCGCATTTTGATTCACGGCAGCGGCTTTTCGCAGCTAATCGCCCAGTATATCTACAATAAATTTTTGGTGACCGGGGTGAATGCCAGCCTGGCGCTGTGGCCGGATTACGAAATTCTTGAGCAGAAGAACGCCGCCAAATTTGATTCGATCTGGATTATTTCCAAATCCGGGCGCAGCAGTTCGGCGCTGAACTGGGTGAAGGCACTGGAAGGGAAGGAGATTAATCTGGTCTGCTTTACCGGCGATTATCAAAGTCCGTTGGCGCAGGCGGCGGATACGGCGTTTATTATCCACGACCCGCAAAAGTTCGATGACGATATTTACTGGAGCAACCCGTTTTTCGGCTACTGCATACTCGGTTTTGAGCGGCTGCTGAAGATGTGGTTTACACACACGGGGATCCCCGGAGGCGGCGCCTGA
- a CDS encoding putative quinol monooxygenase, with product MSNEAISIIAVLTAKPGQTKALRQALQALLLPTRQEPGNLDYALFQLRDAPDTFYMRESWRNQEALDAHIALPHFQEFIAQMDSLLAGPLRLDYLTPVEP from the coding sequence ATGAGCAACGAAGCGATCTCGATTATCGCGGTGCTGACGGCGAAACCGGGCCAAACGAAAGCGCTGCGCCAGGCACTACAGGCGCTGCTGCTGCCGACGCGTCAGGAGCCGGGCAACCTCGATTACGCCCTGTTTCAGCTGCGCGATGCGCCGGATACGTTCTATATGCGCGAATCCTGGCGCAATCAGGAAGCGCTGGACGCGCATATCGCCCTGCCGCACTTCCAGGAATTTATTGCGCAGATGGATAGCCTGCTTGCCGGGCCGCTGCGGCTGGATTATCTGACGCCCGTCGAGCCCTGA